From a single Miscanthus floridulus cultivar M001 chromosome 8, ASM1932011v1, whole genome shotgun sequence genomic region:
- the LOC136469726 gene encoding uncharacterized protein — protein MGQGPLDHLPDIGEAVLGASASSPTLPRGGGGAAPGSVVAHLGAEANTPEERALGKRAVSPVGSAAAVEQVAAGATQLPPQRIEGASGSVEDQPAPMNTDAVPLPPPLPAQTRVAVPKRLQPRSSRKRPAEVVEAQAALQRGAASARADPKEPATQGGAAVAALTQTGEGAPPPRDGEARGSDAAEVPLAAETTGIEVPGVSQAGTTEAAVPRTIEAAAAGTGALATTEATMAEAGAPGTTEATMAEAGAPETTEVMMAEAGAPGTTEADVIVARLSAQEVEMKAAEASVAPLVQGLPLLWESAWEVEVLPISSNDTSRAQEMASAEVAGVVEQPVPTPREGSSALARELKTRSLSKSVFLRWERDIWDQL, from the exons atggggcagggtcccctggaccatctccctgacataggGGAGGCGGTGCTTGGGGCGTCGGCCAGTAGCCCGACGCtcccaagaggaggaggaggagccgcccCGGGGTCAGTGGTTGCCCACCTCGGGGCCGAGGCCAACACGCCCGAGGAGCGGGCGTTGGgcaagcgtgccgtcagcccggtgggctcggcagcagcggtggagcaggtggcggcgggggcgacgcaactgcccccacaGAGGATCGAGGGGGCGTCGGGGTCCGTCGAGGACCAACCGGCGCCGATGAACACGGACGccgtgcctctgccgccgccactgccTGCACAGACAAGGGTCgccgtgccgaagcggttgcagccccgctcgag CCGAAAGCGGCCTGCGGAG gtggtggaggcgcaagccgccctgcaacgtggcgcggcatcggcgagggccgacccgaaggagccggccacccaaggaggggctgctgtGGCGGCCCTGacacagacgggggagggagcgcctccgccccGCGATGGCGAGGCCCGTGGGTCGGATGCGGCCGAGGTTCCCTTGGCCGCTGAGACCACCGGGATCGAGGTTCCTGGGGTTTCACAGGCCGGGACGACGGAGGCTGCGGTGcccaggaccatcgaggccgctgCGGCAGGCACCGGAGCCCtcgcgaccaccgaggccacgatggcggaggctggagcccctgggaccaccgaggccacgatggcggaggccggagcccccgagaccaccgaggtcatgatggcggaggccggagcccccgggaccaccgaggctgacGTGATCGTGGCAAGGCTgtcggcccaggaagtggagatgaaggcggcggaggcctcggtggcacccttggttcaaggcctgcCGTTGTTGTGGGAAAGCGCCTGGGAGGTGGAGGTCCTTCCGATCTCCTCCAATGATACTTCCCGAGCGCAGGAGATGGCTAGCGCTGAGGTGGCCGGTgtcgtggaacagccggttccAACCCCGAgagagggaagctcggccctcgcgcga GAGCTCAAGACCCGGTCCCTTAGCAAGTCGGTCTTTCTTCGgtgggagagggacatctgggaccagctttag